Proteins from one Nymphalis io chromosome 23, ilAglIoxx1.1, whole genome shotgun sequence genomic window:
- the LOC126777516 gene encoding venom carboxylesterase-6-like, producing MKTLFNVLLLAMLAYCHSHRNREHDHNHEHDHGYGHGHHHDHDHDHGPDTVPPITKTAWAEFRGGYNVTRLGRRFETYRGIRYAEPPVGELRFQPPKLILEYKKPVDASEDGPACPQPAPPGYYVDEDCLTVNVYTPLKKDRKEPLPVIFFIHAGGFYSMSGRSDLAGPHYLLDRDIVLVTINYRLGSLGFLSTGDDLAPGNNGYKDQVAALKWVQHNIAAFGGDPASVTITGCSAGSFSVMLHMISPMSKGLFHKGISMSGSPINIRPTPDNMYSLAEKQAELFNCPTTNSKAIIDCLKTKSWRDLGNSLLGFYEFGFDPVGIWMPVVEKDFGQERFLPIDPVKAIKEGKMHAVPYIVSQTRDEFFWMAYTVLRNQTLLDRMNSEWESIAPVSFMLPRDTDTPSATHVLRTAYLHDKPLRNDEESAKNLGLLYQDSIESFPVHRLVNLMCRHSPHPVWYYEFAYIGNHSHYEDPVTKKPTGAAHHDDLIYLFTLSYRFPAVGAEGDDARTVDRMTALWHNFAQHGDPNYGDLPELEGTEWPRVLPDDRNYLRIARDLSVHKNLKEDRIKIWEELYPLTY from the exons TGCCTCCCATCACAAAAACCGCGTGGGCCGAGTTCCGCGGTGGATACAATGTGACGCGTCTCGGACGACGTTTCGAGACGTACCGCGGGATACGCTACGCCGAACCGCCGGTCGGGGAGCTGAGGTTCCAG CCACCGAAACTGATATTGGAGTACAAGAAACCGGTGGACGCGAGTGAAGACGGTCCCGCGTGTCCGCAGCCCGCGCCGCCAGGCTACTACGTGGACGAAGACTGCCTGACCGTTAACGTCTACACCCCGCTTAAGAAGGATAG gAAGGAACCTCTGCCGGTGATATTTTTCATTCACGCGGGTGGATTTTACTCCATGTCTGGAAGAAGCGACTTGGCAGGGCCCCATTACCTTCTCGATAGAGATATAGTTCTTGTCACCATTAACTACAGACTTGGCTCGCTCG GATTCCTAAGCACAGGCGATGATCTGGCTCCTGGTAACAATGGATACAAAGACCAGGTGGCAGCGCTGAAGTGGGTCCAACACAACATTGCAGCGTTCGGCGGAGACCCTGCAAGCGTCACCATAACTGGCTGCAGCGCTGGATCTTTCAGCGTCATGTTGCATATGATCTCCCCTATGTCTAAAG gtCTTTTCCATAAAGGAATTTCCATGAGCGGCTCTCCCATCAATATTCGACCCACTCCGGATAATATGTATTCTTTGGCTGAGAAACAAGCAGAGCTGTTTAACTGTCCCACTACCAACTCTAAAGCTATCATCGACTGTTTGAAGACAAAGTCGTGGAGGGATCTTGGAAACTCACTACTCGGCTTTTAT GAATTTGGCTTCGATCCAGTGGGCATATGGATGCCAGTCGTGGAGAAGGATTTTGGACAGGAGAGGTTCTTACCCATCGATCCAGTTAAAGCTATCAAAGAAGGAAAAATGCACGCTGTGCCTTACATTGTCAGCCAGACTCGGGATGAGTTCTTCTGGATGGCTTACA CGGTGCTCCGAAACCAAACTCTATTGGACAGAATGAACTCCGAGTGGGAGTCCATAGCGCCCGTGTCCTTTATGTTGCCACGTGACACCGACACGCCGAGCGCGACGCACGTGCTGCGGACCGCCTACTTGCACGACAAGCCGCTGCGGAACGACGAGGAGAGCGCTAAGAACCTGGGACTACTGTATCAGGACTCCATCGAGAGTTTTCCTGTTCACag ATTGGTGAACTTAATGTGCCGGCACTCGCCACACCCCGTGTGGTACTACGAGTTTGCATACATCGGGAACCACAGCCACTACGAGGACCCTGTCACGAAGAAACCGACAG GCGCGGCGCACCACGATGACCTCATCTACCTGTTCACGCTGAGCTACCGCTTTCCCGCCGTGGGCGCGGAAGGCGATGACGCGCGCACCGTCGACCGGATGACCGCGCTATGGCACAACTTCGCTCAGCACGG CGACCCGAACTATGGGGACCTACCGGAACTAGAGGGAACAGAGTGGCCGCGCGTCCTTCCCGATGACCGCAACTATTTGCGCATCGCCAGAGATCTCAGTGTGCACAAAAACTTAAAGGAGGACCGGATTAAGATCTGGGAGGAACTTTATCCTCTAACTTATTAA